The genomic interval ttttatttgtatcaAAAACCAATCATTATtgttctattaaaaaaaataaaaaaacactatataaaaaataataccaaaCGCATtgcattttatgtttttgtgtGAActgtttctctctctaaacTCATTGTAATCTCTAACCATTGGTCATTCGAAAAATTCTCTCTATTATGATtctataaaaaattcaattatcacTCCATTATGACtcctttttaattgttttcctTTCTTTACGATTGTAGTTGAACCTTTTGAAATATCTAGTTAGTAAATTTGAAGCTTTACATCttcattatcttatttattcttgaaaagTTCTTGGCTTTATTTGAAtctaattatcatttttttaattttttcaagagaaaaattaataaaataatttttaattaatttctcaaaGATAGTCACCCCATAAAAGTCAAGGAGTAGGGTCGAGAGAGAAAGTTACAAGTATGAGTCTAAGTGTTATAAGtctaatggtgtgtttacttcatggaatggggaatgagaataaatCTCATGTTTATttgacaaaatgtaatttagaaatgagaataaaacatGTGGATcccacacaatttgggaataaggAATGAGAATCTCATTCCCATTGGGGGTTGTGAATAAAAATGAGGGAATGAGAATTGAATATATGTTTACGTTTGTATccctataattttttcatattttccaaattatcttcattcaaatcacaattaattttatcattttaaatgtcattaataataataataataataataataataataataataaattttattaactttattattttagtaattattaattatttttatttttattaatattatcattaaaaataattaatttatcattattaagaatattatcatattgttgttgttgttgttgttattattattaacaataattaataataacgtttaataataataataatgtaattttcattatctagatacatgtataaatattattataaaaatgatattaattaaaaataataataacaataattaatagtaactaaaataataaagttaataaaatttaataataaatgttaataatgataatattaataaaaatagtattaacagtaattaataataactaaaataataaagttaataaaatataataataataataataataaataataataatgataatattaataaaaataataaataacaataattaataataactaaaataataaagttaataaaatttaataataataataataaatgttaataatgataatattaataaaaataatattaataataattaataataactaaaataataaaatgttttaactaaatatctttctctctcatttttttttacttttaattcgTTCTTTTTACAAGGTTAAAGCAGTAATCTTAAAGTCTTAGGGGTTTCTTAAGATTTTCAAAGGGTTGTTAGCAGCTCAACTCCGAAagggttttcaattttgaaagtaATATTATGTAATGAGGCATGGGCCAACCTTATTATTCAAAGCCCGGACCAAAAGGTTTTAGACAGGTACGGGCCGGGCTCACTTGGGGTCAAGCCTTCTTATTCACAGCCCGAACCCAATCATTCGGGCCATACTCTTTGTCATCCTTTACTgtaattttcccttttttaaaaattaaaggggTTGGCTAGCTTAAACAATctcttggattttttttttaaaaaataaaatgtaaatttaggtcagctaaataaaataattttatttaaattaataatttatttaatttttcatttaaatttaaatactaaAGAGGTGAGGGTCAAAAATGTAAAGTAGGATGATCAAAACTCcaaataactattattattttgaaaggtAGGAACCAAGGTGGTCAAACAatcaaattgatatttttagtCCTAAGATTTGAAGTTAGATggtcagttaaaaaaaattgtataaaacACCATTTGATCAAGTTCCTAAGATTTAGGGTTAGTTTGGAAATGTAGTGATTAATTCAATAGgttgcaaataaaataaactattgattaaaaaaataactcgATGTTTGATAAGTAATATTATTGTGattgatataaatttgaaaagtaaagtatatatatttaataaattttactaagaaactactattttattacataatgaccaaaatatagtattttttattattattgttattattattattatatttatattattatgtacgagattcttatattttaaatatattgaatAGTTTAACTTAGAATAAAACTATTCGTATATATAAGTTTTctataaatttgagaattaataatatctaaaataaatagaaattattctaatatttaagtggctactttttaaataaatttgcaaTTAAAAGCTTTTATCCCCTAGTCAACGTCATCAAGTGCCAAAGTAAAGATTACCGTTTCCTACTATACAAACATACGTacgtacatacatacatataaatataaataaataaaaataaaaaatcaacaaaagcCGACCTAGAAACAAAACCTAAAAACCCAACGCTCGTCCTCAGTTTGCTCTTCGTCTACAGAAGAACAGCAGCAGCAGACGCCGCTGCCGCCGAGGAACGAAATTTCAACGCGACAATGGCGACGTACGATTTGACACAGAGAATCGCGCCGAATCTGGACCGGCATCTGGTGTTTCCGCTGCTGGAGTTTCTCCAAGAGCGGCAGATGTACCCGGACGAGCAGATTCTGAAATCGAAGATAGAGCTCTTGAACAAGACGAACATGGTCGACTACGCGATGGACATCCACAAGAGCCTCTACCACACCGAAGACGTCCCGCAGGATATGGTCGAGCGGAGGGTCGAGGTCGTCGCTCGTTTGAAGGCCCTGGAGGAGCGCGCCGCCCCGATCGTTTCGTTCTTGCAGAACCCTAACTCCTTTCAAGATTTGAGAGCTAATGACCAGCACTACAATTTGCAGATGCTTAACGACCGTTACCAGGTTtccttttgcctttttttgCGATTTATTTGTCTAaatttcgttttttttttaaatttctaaaataaagtTACTATTGTGGACAGTTTTAAAGACCAAGGACAttggtaattttttagatttgttaCAAATAAGGGAGAATAAGAATTTTGTTGCTTATAGGCCTGGGCTGGGTAAGGCATTAGAGTTCAATGCTTATTATTAGAGTTtgtatacaatttttttttctagagtGAGTGTATCAGCTACTGTATCTTATAATTCTGAATACATTTGACTGTCTTTCAAGGTTCTGCCATCAATTTTTGTATtcactaaaaagaaaagggaaaatcaTGGATTTGCTTTGTTGTTGAGTGGagtattttatctttttgttctCATTCTTCCAATTTacctttgtttttttaaagttttgaaattttttattttaatcagaTTGGCCCGGATCAGATCGAGGCGCTTTATCAGTATGCCAAATTTCAGTTTGAATGTGGGAACTACTCTGGGGCTGCTGACTATCTGTACCAGTACAGGGCCTTGTGCACAAACAGTGAAAGGAGGCTGAGTGCATTATGGGGAAAAATGGCGGCTGAGATATTGATGCAGAATTGGGATATTGCTCTTGAAGAACTTAatcaattaaaggaaaaagttGATGACCCAAAGGTATTTTTTGATTCCTACATGATTGATTTTTTGCAGAGAGTTTTATTGCCGTCTCGTTCTAAAGTTTATGCCAGTTGGTAATATTACTTGTTTATTTGCTTTTGCAGAGTTTCACTTCACCTTTAAATCAGATGCAGAGTAGGATATGGCTAATGCATTGGAGTCTCTTCATCTTTTTCAATCATGATAATGGAAGAACACTGATCATTGACTTGTTCAATCAGGATAAGTATGCATGCCATTTGGacttattttcaattgcacGCTTGTAATTTAGTTGGAATATCTGTGAGCCATTTCCTACCTATTCCTTTTGCTTTATTGGCCTCTAGGATGATAATGATGCTGAATTTAACGTCACGAAATTCTAACatgttaaaatcaaatatttttcttatttttattttttttctgaatttcacAATCATTCGCAAAATTGTTCGCTGGTTAAGTGCAATTCCattaaatgttttgttttagtGATTTCTACAACCATATGATTATCTGAGTGAGTTCATAGGTTTGCTATAACACTGCTGCTGGTGCATGCACATGTAGGATCATTGTATGAAAATTAGGCTGGCAATTTATGTACACATTGTCTCATCTTCAGATTTTTCCTTGCTTTCAGTAGAGAAACTCATTTTTGATTCTTCGTAAAATTATGACTATTTTAATTGCATTCTCAGTCCTCAGATGTGCTTGATGGTCCTTCTTTACAGGAGCTCCTCCATTTAGGCAGGGTTCAAATTCTATTAACGTTGGGAGGGGCATTTTACtgcttttttcattttccatatTTTTGCATGAATGTGTTCTTGTGAGGCACTAGATGTTCTGGTTACTCGACAATGCGTTTGATTTTTTCATTCATGTTCAGTTTCCAAGTTATAGACTCTAATGATGTGATAGGACTTGTATGGGGCGAACCAATTATTGTAGATTTCAAAGTAACCCCTCACAAATAGATATGCCATGATGTTGATGGTCTTCCTTAACGGGAACTCCTGCATCTAGGCATTGCTGCTTTGACCATgagatttatatttttgcatatattatatgaaaaatgattgGAAGCCAAAGAGATGTCTGTTTCTCTAGAGCTTCGTTTGATTTTGCTCTTTCCAAATAAAAAGTAGTTTGGTCCTTGCATTGGTTTTCAGTCTTTAATTTAACTGCAAGTCATAGTTTATGTTGAATCTGCTGTTTACCTCTGTCTAAAGGGATGGGATTTCAATTTACAGGTATCTAAATGCCATTCAAACCAATGCTCCCCATCTTTTACGCTATTTAGCTACTGCATTCATTGTCAACAAAAGGAGGAGACCTCAattcaaagattttattaaggTTATCCAGCAAGAGCAAAACTCGTACAAAGATCCCATTACAGAGTTTTTGGCATGTGTGTACGTCAATTATGACTTTGATGGGGCAcagaagaagatgaaggagTGTGAAGAAGTAAGTTTGATTCAGACTATACTGGTATCTCCCTTGAAAACACAAATCATATATGcccctttttatcttttgtgttgtGTATATTAGATATTTAGAGTCTTAGTAAGAATTTGGAGGGGTTAGTGGGCTTTTatactctctttttttttcatttatattcattattttgtcaGCTGtgttcattttcttgcatCTAATATTTCAGGTAGTTGGTAAAATGTTGGCTTCCAGCACTGGTCCATTTTTGTCCTAACATTTTTTATGTTACAGGTGATATTGAATGATCCTTTCCTTGGCAAACGAGTTGAAGATAGCAACTTTGCTACTGTTCCTTTGAGAGATGAGTTCCTCGAAAATGCTCGGCTATTCATCTTTGAGACCTATTGTCGAATTCATCAACGCATTGATATGGCGTAAGTATCTGCTCTCTGTAATTGTATATTTAGGAGTCATGCTTGGCTAGCATTTTATCcgtaaacaaacaaaatccaCTAATTCCCTTTCTAGGGGAGATTGATTTTTAGCCTTAATCATTGGACATCTTTACTTATGCTGCCCTATTTTGCTTATGCTGTCCTATCATATTGATCCTTTATGATTTCaaggaaaatatgcaacaTTACTGTATGAATTGTAGCATAATGGCATTGTGAACAAGCTTAAGCTTCCATGAGATCATACATTGTGGAAAAACAATGAGCTAATGTGCGGTGATATTAGAAGTATATAAAAGACACTCAGGCTTTTAGGATGTGGAATTGGTCCAACTAAATATTCACTTGCCCCCTATAAAGCATTTGTGGTAGTGGTGGTTGTATTGATCTCCTTAAATATCTTGGTATAATAACTTGTTTTACATGTGAttgcaatttaatttgttttgccaATTCGTGGCAGAGTGCTTGCTGAGAAGTTGAATCTAAATTATGAGGAAGCTCAAAGATGGATTGTGAATCTTATTCGGAACTCAAAACTTGATGCCAAGATTGATGCAAAGTCGGGAACTGTTATCATGGAACCCACCCAACCCAACGTGTAAGATTAATACACAGctatatttttatgtaatttccACTTAACTATTTTGTTTCAGTCCGCTTACTTTTATCTCATATTTTCTTGCCTTTTACCCTTTTCATTCTCAGGTATGAGCAATTGATTGACCACACCAAAGGACTTTCAGGACGTACTTACAAATTAGTCGGTCAACTTCTGGAACATGCACAAACACAAGCTGCACGATAAATTATCAGAAGTACTTGTTGCAAGTTTTGTCATCCCTGGAAATTGCTTCTTTAATTAGATTCAGAAGAGAGCAATTCTATTGATAAATCATTTCATTTCCATTTTgtctttcaaattttggaaGAGTTTATGATTATGTCCTCGGTGTTTGCCGTaactttgtttaattattcaaagatTAACATGTATCTTTCTGAAAGAGGTCATTCTTGTGAAATTTGTTTGATTCCACTTtgccttttctttatttccaaACAAGAAGCTTTGGCGCCCCCATAACTAACTCTTTTAAGTATCACCTTCACCGCCAATAGCGGCTAGCTGCCGGCGCTTAAACGCTTGCTCGACCTCATTCTCATGCGACCACACCACTTCTCATTGCATTGTTAGCAAAGCAGGGTATATCTGTTATTTGAAGGACAATATTGATGCCTTGCGGACACAGTtgcaaaatttaattgaagcaagaAATGATGTGCGGATAAGggtaattatttgaaattaatgggCGGAAgctctttaattaattaagagttGATTTTGTACCTCTTAATTAAGAGTTGATTTTGTACCTCTATAACGAACTTCATTAtctgaaattaattatatgacaATAACAAAATACTATATACATTGAAGTGCCTTTAAAGACGaatattaatgacattaattaaAGATCTAGAactgaaatataaataaattagctcataatgaaaataataccATGATTACATTGATTATATAGTCAACCACCTTTTGCTTCAGAAGTGATCAATTTTTCACCTTGTTATAATGGTGCAACGTGGGAGTTAAGAGATATTCTTAGACTAAGTTCAACTATGATATATCGAGATAACCAGTAATAGAATAAGTTTCAATTAGGGGCGGAgtccaaaatatattttgtaggcgcaacttaattataaattcaatataaagGGTCGCAACTTCAACTTAACAAAACATTTCAATTAAGTTTACAAAAGCGGAAGCTTAAATAACGGACGCAATTTAaggaatatttttatcaagttGAGGCAACAGACTTCTTATCCATGATAGTTTTATAATGTAGTGTGTAATGtgatatacaaaataaatttgggctagattattttaatctatattttttatttaaaaattttgatcaattAATCTCAAGTAGTTTAATGGTAAATGAATtgagataattaaatagttctttatttaaaatttattgggaGTTAACGAAATTTAACAACATAAACACACCGATAACTTCCGAACAAAATCCTACCGACacctatttataaaaattttaaaaatcagaaaaataaattataaattttatatttcatttttatattttccattGAAGATGAAATGAGAGGCGGTATGGTTCCTTCAGAAAACAAAGCCAAATTTGCAGCAAAACCccaagagaaaaattttaaaaagaaaaaaaaaatgtcacaaagaaaaaaaaaaccctctTCGTATGATCTCATGGGTGCCACGACGCTGTTTTTCGCTACCCTGTTTGCCAATAGCAGTTAGTCGTTGGTGCTTAAATTTTACGTACCAAACTTCAACAATTGATTTTCCCAGATAAGCTTAATTATGATGCTACAAAATAACCAGTTTCCTAAATactaaattcaaattagaGACATCGTCTGACGACTATATAATTCCTGCGCGCGCATTAGACAGCTATATAAGTGCCCCCAACGTAACAAATGCCGCCTTCACACACACAACGCAATCGCAACACTACTTGATTAGTAAGTAACTGAGAGAGTTTCCAAATCCtatgtttttcaatttctaaatTCTTTCACTCATTCATCAACCAAAACCTACCTACTAAAAATCTTCTTAAACCCATCCGATTCAATCTCGATTTCTGATTTCGTCGATCACTTTTTGTTTCCCAGAACACCAACACAATGCCTCCTCATGTTGGATTAAGATTTTATCCAACATAACAGAAACAGATGGAGTTCTATCTCCTTCACAAAATTACTCAAAATCCTAATCTCTACCAAGCCGGCGATGATATTCTAGTGAAAGATTGCGATCTTTATGGCCCTCATGGGATTTGTACGGAGGAGACCAATTAATAGCGGGTCAAACACTTTACTTCTTCACTCAGTTAAAGAAGGCGTCTCCTAAGGGTTCGAGATTCATCAGAAAGATTGGCTTCGACATTTGGTAGGGTGAGGACATAGCCAAGCATATTCTCTCTGTTGGCTTCGATGATCAAATTCTAGGGTTCAAGAAAAGGTTTAAGTATGAAAGTCATAAAAACCTGGAACAAAATGGGAAGTGGATTATGCATGAATTCACCATTAATCCAGCCTTGTTGGGTGATCAATACTCGCATCGAGCACTCGATTTTGTTCTCTGCTGCGTCAAAAAGCATGAATCGAAAAACCTCTCCAAGAAAGAATTGACGTTGAAGGATATATGGCTAGTCTTGTCCAAATCCTGGAAGAGGACAACATGATGAGGGCAGTCAAAATGGTCAACAGAGGGTTGAAGCAGAGGCAGTTTGTATTCAATAGAACCAAACAAATGACATCCCATGCTCTAGTTGTTAGATTAATTCTTTcattaatctaatatttggggccacacataaaacaaataaaatgtgtatgctattatttaattagccAACAATTAAGTGATctatttaatgttaattaaatgGCTAAGGGTATAATTATTATGGGTTAAATACATAGATACTagagttttaattattacttctATAAGGGGCATAAGTGATAATTAACACAAAATAACTGATAGACGGTTTTAATTAAAACTGTTAGTTAGTTTTCTTATATACGGAGGTTATGGTCCCCATTATGTatcattcttttttcattCTCAAAATCTTCTCAGTGAGAATTCTTTGAAAATGATAGAGATTATTTTGGAAGTCCATCACCAAGAATCAAGAATCTCTACACAACAACACTAGATTCAGATACgcttatgaaattatattgcTCAGTAATTTAGTCTGGATtgaaataaagttttaaagttttttcaagtggtatcagagcctaaTCCATGATTAGATTATTGAGATACaatatttgattaatgttaatattcaaatcaatttgCTAATCCATGAATAAATTAGCgagaataattaaaaatttgtatgcTAGTCTTTTGAAACACGAAACCGAAGCATGATCATTTACATTGAGTTTGCAGTGGCCATGTAATCTTGGTTTTAGTTTTcagtatttaatatttagttgaattcaaatttggattcagtTGTAGTGGCCATACGTCCATATCTCAGTTTcgattttaataataaatttaaattaaatcaatttaatttgagtttaagTAGCCACGGTTTCggttttaatgataatatgtcattcaaatcaattaaattaattttgaagtgGCTTGTTTCAGTtttgatataataataatatcaatttgctttgaatttgaattggcCATGTTTTAATTGCGGTTTcggttttaataataattaaatcaatttgatttAAGTTTACAGTATTTTGGTTCCAGatttataatctttaaattaaaatgctttATAACATCTATCTTAATTATTGGTCTAACACTGAAAATATACTGATTAAAGCGGGAAGTCACTAAAGTGATGTCTCTCGTGTAAATTAGTTTATTTGGGGTGTTAGAGGTTTGTGTTTGTGTAATTCCTGCGAATGTTAATGGACCCAAAGGAAGTTTGATATTTGGCTTAATTGCACACACACTTATGATGGTAAATTTGTGACGattattaagataatttaatgtgagtagggatggcaaataGCGGGCCTGGGCCGGACTTTTTCAAGCCCATGTCCAAGCACTTTGTCAGCTAAGTGTACGGGCCTAGGCTGGGCCAGGCCCATTGCGGGCCTGGGCCGGGCTtgggctttatttatttattttaaattttttaaattattataaatttgaaataaattaatgatcaacAAGTTATTACAatcatagataaattaaagaaaattaatatttcaaattaaaataataaataaagcaaataaaaactcctaactttaattttctttaatactgaattttctaattcaaacgctctcttaattaattgacacaaaagagagaatttagtatcataattttagtttttttgaatcataattgatttataagttaagaatttaagttttcttttttatttttaaattacttttcaattttaattatattattctaatttataaaattatttttttaaaaaagtagtGGGCTTGGGCTTTGTCTGGGCCTTTTTTTAGGCCCTTGTCCAGGCCCTCATGGGTGAGGGTCGGGCCTAAGCCCGCGGGCTTGGGCCGGTCCGAGCTTTTTTGCCACCCCTAAATGTGAGTAATATACCGATCCAAATATAGGTTTATTACTTGACATAACTTATCGTCAAAATATGATCATTACAACAAGAGTACTATTTACAGTTAGTATTATAGTCCAAAGACTTGTTACTAATGTTGTGCTAGGTATCTTGAAATGTTATAAtttgcttttaaatttttaaagattattaattaagttttttaatgtgatcattatttgtttatatatatatatatatatatatatatatatatatatatatatatatatgttctcTATTTAGCTTTTCTGTCTGCTGCTTCTATATATGCAAATATGAATAGTGTCccaatttttaattagacTAACTTTAAGGACTGGAAAGAGAATATGATGATTCTCTTAAGTTGCATGGATATAAACTTATCATTCAAACACCCTAAGCTGGACGAACTCATTGATGATAGTACATCTGAGGATGTGTTATACTATAAAAAGTGGGATCGATCCAATAGGATGAGTCTTATGATCATGAAGCGCGGCATTCCAAAAGTATTTAGGAGTGCTATAAACAATGATGTTACAAGTGCTAGTGAGTTTCTTGCCAAAA from Citrus sinensis cultivar Valencia sweet orange chromosome 9, DVS_A1.0, whole genome shotgun sequence carries:
- the LOC102609822 gene encoding eukaryotic translation initiation factor 3 subunit E → MATYDLTQRIAPNLDRHLVFPLLEFLQERQMYPDEQILKSKIELLNKTNMVDYAMDIHKSLYHTEDVPQDMVERRVEVVARLKALEERAAPIVSFLQNPNSFQDLRANDQHYNLQMLNDRYQIGPDQIEALYQYAKFQFECGNYSGAADYLYQYRALCTNSERRLSALWGKMAAEILMQNWDIALEELNQLKEKVDDPKSFTSPLNQMQSRIWLMHWSLFIFFNHDNGRTLIIDLFNQDKYLNAIQTNAPHLLRYLATAFIVNKRRRPQFKDFIKVIQQEQNSYKDPITEFLACVYVNYDFDGAQKKMKECEEVILNDPFLGKRVEDSNFATVPLRDEFLENARLFIFETYCRIHQRIDMAVLAEKLNLNYEEAQRWIVNLIRNSKLDAKIDAKSGTVIMEPTQPNVYEQLIDHTKGLSGRTYKLVGQLLEHAQTQAAR